From the genome of Papaver somniferum cultivar HN1 chromosome 2, ASM357369v1, whole genome shotgun sequence, one region includes:
- the LOC113349689 gene encoding E3 ubiquitin-protein ligase UPL2-like isoform X4: MASLRSSLPARLRHLLSGDGGAVGPSLKLESEPPPSIKTFIDNVIKTPLHDIAIPLTGFRWEYNKGNFHHWRPLFLHFETFFKTYISHRRDLLLSDNILDNDDAFPKHAILQILRVMQTILENCPNKSSFAGVEHFKLLLASTDPEILIATLETLCTLVKINPSKLHVSGKLIGLGSINSYLLSLAQGWGSKEEGLGLYTCITSNERIEEDPSSSLSDVDKEGAKSQYRLGSTLYFEFHGVSAQSTEGSGAMTKSSDLRVIHISDLHTQQEDDLLLLKQCVEQYNVPQEHRFSLLSRIRYARSFCSPSACRLYSRICLLAFIVLVQSNDAHDEIVSFFANEPEYTNELIKIVRSEETIPGTIKTLAMLALAAQLAAYSSSHDRARILSGSSIIAAGGNRMVLLNVFQKAVSSMKSSNDPSTLSLVEALLQFYMLHVISSSSSGSAIRGSGMVPTLLPVLQDVESAHMHLVCLAVKALQKLMNYSNAAVSLFKDLGGVELLAQRLHIEVNRVIGLSGPNDNSMIVEDISNFDDDHLYAQKRLIKALLKALGSATYAPANSSRSHNSHDNSLPISLSTIFRNVERFGGDIYFSAVTVMNELIHKDPTCFSALHELGLPAAFLSSVAAGILPSSKAITCVPSGLGAICLNAKGLEAVNDTTALRFLVDIFTSRKYVLAMNEGVVPLANAVEELLRHVSSLRGTGVDLIIEVIDKLGAFGDDGCSGSSEKGESSNAMETDSEDKKSEGQGSLVSTANSTSDGISDERFVQLCIFHVMVLVHRTMENSETCRLFVEKKGIDALMRLLLRPSIAQSSEGMSIALHSTVVFKGFTQHHSAPLAHAFCVSLRENLKKALGGFDSASGSFLLAPKSTPDKAIFSCLFIVEFLLFLAASRDNRWVAALLMEFGNDSKDVLEDIGRVHREVLWQIALLEDTPVDIEDNSSGSTTDAQKLETNADQSDEQRVNSFRQQLDPLLRRRSSGWSVESQFFDLINMYRDLGRASGGPQRLGMDGSSNPLLRSGHQFHVAGSSEVSGSSKVEGDKQRSYYSLCCDMMRSLSYHISHLFSELGKVMLLPSRRREDSFNVSPASKSVASTFASIVLGHLNFGGHVDPSKSEASISTKCRFLGKVIDFADGILLDRSDSCNAILVNCFYGHGVVQAVLTTFEATSQLLFAVNRAPASPMETDDLKSNQGDKDEADHSWIYGPLASYGTLMDHLVTSNLIISSFTKHLLGQPLTNGNISFPRDAEAFVKVLQSMVLKAVLPIWTHPQFSDCSYEFITTIVSIMRHIYSGVEVKNVTSSSGTRASGPPPNEAAISTIEEMGFTRLRAEEALRQVGTDSVEMAMEWLFSHPEEVLEDDDELARALAMSLGSGKSAMEDDEKEVIPDQEEEALQLPPVDELLLTCTRLLQVKESLAFPIRDLLVMICSQNDGEYRAKVITFIIDHVKLCSSVSESGTSNVLSALFHVLALVLHEDAVARKVALENGLVTIASDLLSQWDPSSQGGEKLHVPKWVTSSFLAIDRLLQVDPKLGSELPEQLKKDVPDTNQSSLVIGEDKPNKLQSTLGLGQPGIGVQEQKRLVEIACRCIKLQLPSETMHVILQLCATLTRTHAVAVSFLDEGGLPSLLSLPTCSLFSGFDNIAATIVRHILEDPQTLQQAMETEIRHSLVAATNRHSNGRLTPRNFLLNLASVISRDPVVFMQASQSTCQIEMVGDRPYVVLLKDREKDKSKEKEKRQSADGKPVSCDINTQTPGSGSAKGLDSNIKSAKVHRKSPQSFTSVIELLLDSVITYVPSPQNDSSGDGFSGAPTLSKMDIDDTANKGKGKAIETVPENNETSGQEASASLAKTVFVLKLLTEILLTYSSSVPILLRRDAEISNCRGPPLMGPPDICSGGIFHHILHKFLPYAGSHKKEKKVDGDWRQKLATRAGQFLVASCIRSTEGRKRVFTDINNVFIEFVESSIGFRPPDCYIQAYTDLLNDILAARSPTGSYISAEASATYIEVGLVKSMTKALRVLDLDHADSSKVVTGMVKALELVTKEHVHASDSTKGENLEKPADENQIERTEAGVDRFQPSETADHNEIVSDHVGPFNAVQTSVSSEFVTDDMENDGDLDGGFGPGAQDDFMHESEETGILENGMETVGIRFDIQRNGQNDLADEEDDDDDEMSEDDEGDEVDEDDDEDEDDDEEHHDLDEDEVHHMSHPDTDQEDQEIDEDEFDEDVMEEEDEDEEDDEDGVILRLEEGINGINVFDHIEVFGRENNFPNDALHVMPVEVFGSRRQGRTTSIYNLLGRSVDNGAPSQHPLLTEPSSSLHPSPFRQSDRNLENASSRLDTIFRSLRSGGRHGHRFNMWVEDSQQRGGSSAPVIPQGLEELLVSQLRRPTPEKPSENTNDMDVQAEGEGAQLEQQETGVAVGPPVESNGETSIPASSSELVEAENSNVAPEANEFLQGADASSAHAQAVDMQYERNGTVVRDVEAVSQESSESGATLGESLRSLEVEIGSADGHDDGGERQGSTDRLPLGDLQPARPRRANPLTNPMPPSSRDASLHSVSEVSENPDQGADQSVLASDQQIDRATDSSSIDPAFLDALPEELRAEVLSAQQGQVAQPSNAQPENANDIDPEFLAALPPDIRAEVLAQQQAQRLHQSQELEGQPVEMDTVSIIATFPAELREEVLLTSSDAVLANLTPALVAEATMLRERVAHRYHSRTLFGMYPRNRRGESSRRGDAPGSSVDRAGGNLASRRSVGGKLIEAEGAPLVDTEALKALIRLLRIVQPIYKGQLQKLLLNLCAHHESRAGLVQILMDMLMLDTRKPVHQLSDGSEPSYRLYSCQSYVMYSRPQFLDGVPPLVSRRILETLTYLARNHPNVAKLLLQLELPRSPARELHGSDQGRGKAVMVMEEDDKQHQEGDASIVLLLSLLNLPLYLRSIAHLEQLLNLLEVVIDNAESSSNTSNTTEVSPTEQPSGPEIAASDAGLNSDVGASSNDAMPAKSETSKPSTSSHANKECDVHSVLLGLPQAELRLLCSLLAREGLSDNAYALVGEVLKKLVAIAPTYCHLFIRELATSVENLSRSAIGELQVFGEAEKALLSSTSNDGTAILRVLQALSSLVACLQEKKKDPEGKDQTDTQTQVRGINSVLDPLWLELSTCISKIESYSDAVPDLFPASRSLSPTTASAVSPLPAGTQNVLPYIESFFVTCEKLDPLQAGASNDLSAAGTSEIEEATTSSGQQRTTSASNAKGDEKNAVFVKFSEKHRKLLNAFIRQNPGLLEKSFSLMLKVPRFIDFDNKRSHFRSKIKHQHDHHHSPLRISVRRAYILEDSYNQLRMRSTQDLKGRLTVHFQGEEGIDAGGLTREWYQLLSRVIFDKGALLFTTVGNESTFQPNPNSVYQTEHLSYFKFVGRVVGKALFDGQLLDVHFTRSFYKHILGVKVTYHDIEAIDPDYFKNLKWMLENDISDVLDLTFSMDADEEKLILYERAEVTDYELIPGGRNIRVTEENKHEYVDLVAEHRLTTAIRPQINAFLEGFNELISRELISIFNDKELELLISGLPDIDLDDMRANTEYSGYSSASPIIQWFWEVAQGFSKEDKARLLQFVTGTSKVPLEGFSALQGISGSQRFQIHKAYGSADHLPSAHTCFNQLDLPEYPSKQHLEERLLLAIHEANEGFGFG, translated from the exons ATGGCTTCCTTGAGATCGAGTTTGCCAGCTAGGTTGCGGCATCTCTTATCTGGTGATGGAGGAGCTGTTGGTCCTTCTCTAAAGCTCGAGTCTGAGCCT CCTCCTTCAATTAAGACTTTTATTGATAATGTGATCAAGACTCCATTACATGATATAGCCATACCTCTTACAGGCTTCAGATGGGAGTACAATAAG GGAAATTTTCACCATTGGAGGCCGCTTTTTTTGCATTTTGAGACCTTTTTCAAGACATATATCTCTCATAGGAGAGATCTTCTATTATCTGATAACATTTTGGACAATGATGACGCTTTCCCCAAGCATGCCATCCTGCAGATTTTAAGGGTGATGCAAACAATTCTAGAGAATTGCCCTAACAAGAGTTCATTTGCCGGAGTAGAG CATTTCAAGCTCTTACTTGCATCAACAGACCCAGAGATTCTTATTGCTACTTTGGAGACTCTCTGTActttggtgaagataaacccgtCGAAGCTACATGTGAGTGGCAAGTTGATAGGGTTGGGCTCGATAAATAGTTATCTTCTCAGTCTGGCACAAGGATGGGGAAGCAAAGAAGAAGGACTGGGTCTATATACATGTATTACATCAAATGAGAGAATAGAAGAGGACCCTTCTTCCTCTCTGTCTGATGTGGATAAGGAAGGTGCCAAATCTCAATATAGGTTAGGTTCAACCCTTTATTTTGAATTCCATGGGGTTAGTGCTCAGAGCACTGAGGGAAGCGGTGCCATGACAAAGTCTTCTGACTTGCGTGTCATACACATTTCTGATCTGCATACACAGCAGGAAGATGATTTATTATTGCTGAAGCAGTGTGTCGAGCAATACAATGTACCTCAAGAGCACAGGTTCTCATTGCTGTCCAGAATTAGATATGCCCGGTCTTTCTGTTCTCCTAGCGCCTGCAGACTTTATAGCAGGATCTGCCTTCTTGCATTTATTGTGCTTGTGCAATCTAATGATGCTCATGATGAGATTGTGTCTTTCTTTGCGAATGAGCCGGAGTACACAAACGAGTTGATCAAGATTGTTCGATCAGAGGAAACTATCCCTGGAACCATCAAGACCCTTGCTATGCTTGCGTTAGCTGCACAGTTGGCTGCATATTCATCATCTCATGATCGGGCCCGCATACTGAGTGGATCAAGCATCATCGCTGCTGGGGGGAACCGCATGGTTCTTCTGAATGTGTTTCAGAAAGCCGTTTCGTCAATGAAGAGTTCTAATGATCCGTCAACTCTTTCTTTGGTTGAAGCACTTCTACAATTTTACATGCTCCATGTTATATCCTCTTCAAGTTCAGGGAGCGCCATTAGAGGTTCAGGAATGGTTCCAACACTCTTGCCTGTACTTCAAGATGTTGAGTCTGCACATATGCATCTGGTCTGTCTTGCTGTAAAAGCTCTGCAGAAACTCATGAATTATAGTAATGCTGCTGTTTCTCTGTTCAAAGATTTGGGTGGAGTAGAACTCTTGGCTCAGAGGTTACATATTGAAGTAAATAGAGTTATTGGTTTGTCTGGTCCAAATGATAACTCAATGATCGTGGAAGACATATCAAATTTTGACGATGATCATTTGTATGCACAGAAGCGCCTCATCAAGGCTTTACTGAAGGCACTCGGTTCTGCCACTTATGCCCCTGCAAACTCTTCAAGGTCACATAACTCTCATGATAACTCATTGCCCATCTCTTTGTCAACCATTTTTCGTAACGTTGAGCGATTTGGGGGGGACATTTATTTCTCAGCAGTGACTGTTATGAATGAACTTATCCACAAGGACCCGACTTGTTTCTCTGCATTGCATGAATTGGGTCTTCCTGCAGCCTTTCTGTCTTCAGTGGCGGCTGGAATACTTCCATCCTCAAAAGCTATAACATGTGTTCCTAGTGGGTTAGGTGCGATCTGTCTTAATGCGAAAGGCTTAGAGGCAGTTAATGACACCACGGCTTTGCGATTCCTTGTAGACATCTTCACTTCCAGGAAATATGTGTTAGCTATGAACGAGGGTGTTGTCCCTTTGGCAAATGCAGTGGAAGAGCTTTTGCGGCATGTGTCTTCATTGAGAGGCACTGGTGTTGACCTAATAATCGAAGTTATTGATAAACTTGGTGCCTTCGGGGATGATGGGTGTTCTGGGTCATCTGAAAAAGGGGAAAGCAGTAATGCAATGGAAACAGACTCTGAAGACAAAAAAAGTGAAGGTCAGGGAAGCTTAGTTAGTACAGCCAATTCAACTTCTGATGGCATCAGCGATGAGCGATTTGTTCAGCTGTGCATCTTTCATGTGATGGTACTTGTTCACAGAACAATGGAAAACTCAGAAACTTGTAGATTATTTGTTGAGAAGAAGGGGATTGATGCTTTGATGAGGCTTTTGTTGCGACCTAGCATTGCTCAATCATCTGAAGGGATGTCTATTGCTTTGCACAGCACTGTGGTTTTTAAGGGTTTTACCCAGCATCACTCTGCTCCGTTGGCACATGCCTTCTGTGTCTCTCTTAGGGAAAATTTGAAGAAAGCTCTAGGAGGGTTTGATTCGGCATCTGGTTCATTTTTGCTGGCTCCGAAGTCCACACCTGATAAAGCGATTTTTTCTTGCCTTTTTATTGTGGAGTTCCTTCTCTTTCTTGCTGCATCTAGAGATAACCGTTGGGTAGCTGCTTTACTGATGGAGTTTGGTAATGATAGCAAGGATGTCCTGGAAGATATAGGGCGTGTCCATCGAGAGGTTTTATGGCAGATAGCTCTCCTTGAAGATACACCAGTTGACATTGAGGATAACAGTTCTGGTTCCACAACCGATGCACAGAAATTAGAAACAAATGCAGATCAAAGCGACGAACAGAGAGTCAACTCTTTTAGGCAGCAACTTGATCCCTTACTCAGGCGAAGATCATCTGGATGGAGTGTTGAATCTCAATTTTTTGACCTTATAAACATGTATCGAGATCTTGGTCGTGCAAGTGGTGGTCCGCAGAGGCTTGGTATGGATGGTTCTTCTAATCCACTGCTTAGATCTGGCCATCAGTTTCATGTAGCTGGCTCTTCTGAAGTTAGTGGGTCTAGTAAAGTGGAAGGTGATAAGCAGAGATCATACTATTCATTGTGCTGTGACATGATGAGATCACTTTCTTATCATATCAGCCATCTATTCTCAGAGTTGGGAAAAGTTATGTTGCTTCCTTCACGTCGTCGGGAAGATTCTTTTAATGTGTCCCCTGCTTCAAAGTCCGTTGCTTCCACTTTTGCCTCCATTGTCTTGGGACACTTGAATTTTGGTGGGCATGTTGATCCTTCTAAATCAGAGGCTTCCATATCAACTAAGTGTAGGTTCCTTGGTAAGGTTATTGATTTTGCAGATGGCATTCTGCTTGACAGATCAGACTCCTGCAATGCTATTTTAGTGAACTGCTTCTATGGCCATGGGGTTGTTCAGGCAGTATTGACCACTTTTGAAGCTACAAGTCAATTACTTTTTGCAGTCAACAGAGCCCCAGCCTCCCCCATGGAGACAGATGACCTGAAATCTAACCAGGGTGACAAGGACGAAGCAGACCACTCTTGGATATATGGTCCGTTGGCCAGTTATGGTACACTAATGGATCACCTAGTCACTTCAAACCTGATCATTTCTTCTTTCACAAAGCATTTGCTTGGACAGCCTCTTACAAATGGAAACATTTCTTTTCCAAGAGATGCAGAAGCATTTGTAAAGGTTCTCCAATCCATGGTTCTGAAGGCAGTGCTTCCCATATGGACTCATCCTCAATTTAGTGACTGCAGTTACGAGTTCATTACGACCATTGTTTCCATCATGAGGCATATATATTCTGGAGTGGAAGTTAAAAATGTTACTAGCAGCAGTGGAACTCGTGCAAGTGGTCCTCCTCCAAATGAAGCTGCTATATCAACAATTGAAGAGATGGGCTTTACCAGGTTGAGGGCTGAAGAAGCTCTGAGGCAAGTGGGAACAGATAGTGTTGAGATGGCAATGGAGTGGTTGTTTTCACATCCGGAGGAGGTcctagaagatgatgatgaacttgCTCGAGCTCTTGCTATGTCTCTTGGGTCTGGGAAGTCGGCCATGGAAGATGATGAAAAAGAGGTCATCCCAGATCAGGAGGAAGAAGCACTCCAGCTTCCACCCGT TGATGAACTGTTACTAACGTGTACACGGCTTTTGCAGGTGAAAGAATCTCTAGCTTTTCCTATCAGAGACCTGCTTGTAATGATATGCTCCCAAAATGATGGTGAATACAGGGCTAAAGTTATTACCTTCATAATTGACCATGTAAAGCTATGCAGTTCTGTTTCTGAAAGTGGAACCAGCAATGTGCTATCTGCACTTTTCCATGTTCTAGCCCTGGTTCTTCATGAGGATGCAGTGGCACGAAAAGTTGCCTTGGAAAATGGGCTGGTAACTATTGCTTCTGATTTGCTTTCTCAGTGGGACCCAAGTTCACAAGGAGGGGAGAAACTGCATGTGCCGAAGTGGGTCACATCATCTTTTCTTGCAATTGATCGTCTATTGCAAGTAGATCCGAAACTGGGTTCTGAGCTTCCAGAGCAGTTGAAAAAAGATGTTCCAGATACCAATCAATCATCACTTGTTATTGGTGAGGACAAGCCTAACAAATTGCAATCTACGTTGGGATTAGGTCAACCTGGCATTGGGGTTCAGGAGCAGAAAAGACTTGTTGAGATTGCTTGTAGGTGTATTAAGCTGCAACTTCCTTCTGAAACCATGCATGTGATTCTCCAGCTATGTGCTACACTTACCAGAACTCATGCTGTTGCTGTGAGCTTTCTCGACGAGGGTGGTTTGCCGTCACTGCTTTCTTTACCGACATGTAGCCTCTTTTCCGGATTTGATAACATTGCTGCTACCATAGTCCGTCATATTCTTGAAGATCCCCAGACACTTCAGCAAGCAATGGAAACTGAGATACGCCATAGCTTAGTGGCCGCAACAAATAGGCATTCAAATGGAAGGCTGACTCCACGCAATTTTCTGCTAAATTTAGCTTCTGTCATCTCTAGGGATCCAGTGGTCTTTATGCAAGCTTCGCAGTCCACTTGTCAAATTGAGATGGTTGGTGATAGACCATATGTTGTGTTACTGAAAGATCGTGAGAAAGACAAGtccaaggagaaagaaaagcgtCAATCTGCTGATGGGAAACCTGTTTCATGCGATATTAACACTCAGACTCCTGGGAGTGGCAGCGCTAAGGGCTTGGATTCAAATATCAAAAGTGCCAAAGTTCATCGAAAATCTCCTCAGAGTTTTACAAGCGTGATTGAACTTCTTTTGGATTCTGTAATTACCTATGTACCATCTCCACAAAATGACAGTTCAGGTGATGGGTTTTCTGGTGCCCCAACATTATCAAAAATGGACATTGATGACACTGCGAATAAAGGGAAAGGAAAGGCAATTGAGACAGTGCCTGAAAATAATGAGACCAGTGGCCAAGAAGCTTCTGCATCTCTTGCAAAGACAGTTTTTGTTCTGAAGTTGTTGACCGAGATACTTTTGACATACTCCTCTTCCGTGCCTATTCTTCTTCGAAGAGATGCCGAGATCAGCAACTGCAGAGGTCCTCCTCTAATGGGCCCTCCTGACATTTGCAGTGGAGGAATATTTCATCATATTCTTCACAAGTTTCTTCCTTATGCTGGAAGccacaagaaggaaaagaaagttgACGGCGACTGGAGGCAGAAACTAGCAACCAGGGCTGGCCAGTTTTTGGTTGCCTCTTGCATACGCTCAACAGAGGGGAGGAAGAGGGTTTTCACGGATATCAATAACGTGTTTATTGAGTTTGTAGAATCATCTATTGGTTTCAGGCCTCCGGATTGCTATATTCAAGCGTATACTGATCTTCTCAATGATATCCTAGCTGCTCGCTCTCCTACGGGTTCATATATTTCAGCTGAAGCCTCAGCAACATACATAGAAGTTGGACTAGTGAAATCGATGACTAAAGCTCTTCGTGTCTTGGACCTTGATCATGCTGATTCGTCTAAGGTTGTCACTGGGATGGTTAAGGCTCTTGAGTTGGTGACGAAGGAACATGTTCACGCTTCTGACTCCACAAAGGGTGAGAACTTAGAAAAGCCTGCTGATGAGAACCAAATAGAACGAACTGAAGCTGGTGTTGATAGGTTCCAACCATCAGAGACTGCTGATCATAACGAAATTGTATCTGATCATGTCGGGCCTTTCAATGCAGTACAGACATCTGTCAGCTCAGAATTTGTCACAGATGATATGGAAAATGATGGGGATCTTGATGGAGGTTTCGGTCCAGGAGCTCAAGATGACTTCATGCATGAATCTGAAGAAACTGGCATTCTTGAGAATGGAATGGAAACTGTAGGAATAAGATTTGACATCCAACGGAATGGGCAAAATGACcttgctgatgaagaagatgatgatgatgatgagatgtCAGAGGATGATGAGGGAGATGAAGTTGACGAagacgatgatgaagatgaggatgatgatgaagaacatcatgaccTTGATGAAGATGAAGTTCATCACATGTCGCATCCTGACACAGATCAGGAAGATCAAGAAATTGAcgaagatgaatttgatgaagatgTGATGGAGGAAGAGGATGAGGATGAGGAGGATGACGAAGATGGTGTAATTCTCAGGTTGGAGGAGGGTATAAATGGGATAAATGTTTTTGACCATATTGAGGTTTTTGGTAGGGAAAATAATTTCCCTAATGACGCTCTGCATGTGATGCCTGTTGAAGTTTTTGGTTCTAGACGCCAAGGGCGGACGACATCGATTTACAATCTTCTAGGAAGAAGTGTTGATAATGGAGCACCTTCTCAACATCCTCTCCTGACTGAACCTTCTTCTTCGTTGCATCCATCTCCGTTTAGACAATCAG ATAGGAATTTGGAGAATGCTTCATCCCGGCTGGATACTATTTTCCGGTCACTGAGGAGTGGTGGCCGGCATGGACATCGTTTCAATATGTGGGTAGAGGATAGCCAACAACGAGGTGGTTCCAGTGCACCTGTTATTCCACAAGGTCTTGAGGAGCTGCTTGTTTCCCAGTTGAGAAGACCAACTCCTGAAAAACCTTCTGAAAATACAAATGACATGGATGTCCAAGCTGAAGGGGAGGGAGCTCAGTTAGAACAACAAGAAACAGGAGTAGCAGTAGGGCCACCTGTTGAAAGCAATGGAGAAACTTCTATCCCAGCATCCAGTTCTGAGTTGGTAGAAGCTGAAAACAGTAATGTTGCTCCAGAAGCCAATGAATTTCTTCAAGGAGCAGATGCATCATCAGCGCATGCTCAAGCTGTTGACATGCAGTATGAACGCAATGGAACTGTTGTGCGGGATGTTGAAGCGGTAAGCCAAGAGAGCAGTGAAAGTGGAGCAACCCTAGGGGAAAGTCTCCGTAGCCTTGAAGTGGAAATTGGAAGTGCTGATGGCCATGATGATGGAGGAGAAAGACAAGGATCTACAGATAGATTGCCGTTGGGTGATCTTCAGCCAGCACGGCCAAGAAGAGCAAATCCATTAACAAATCCCATGCCACCTAGTAGCAGAGATGCTTCACTTCACAGCGTTAGTGAAGTGTCGGAAAATCCTGATCAAGGAGCAGATCAAAGTGTTCTAGCTAGCGACCAGCAGATTGACAGGGCAACTGATTCCAGTTCAATTGATCCTGCATTCCTGGATGCACTACCAGAGGAGTTGCGTGCTGAAGTACTGTCTGCTCAACAAGGTCAAGTGGCACAACCTTCGAATGCCCAACCTGAGAATGCAAATGATATAGATCCTGAATTCCTAGCAGCCCTCCCTCCAGATATCCGTGCAGAGGTTTTAGCACAGCAGCAAGCTCAGAGATTGCACCAATCCCAGGAGCTGGAAGGGCAACCTGTTGAAATGGATACCGTTTCCATTATAGCCACATTCCCTGCTGAATTAAGAGAAGAG GTGCTATTGACATCATCTGATGCTGTTCTTGCCAATCTAACCCCTGCCCTTGTTGCGGAGGCAACTATGTTACGAGAAAGAGTGGCACATCGTTACCATAGTCGTACCCTTTTTGGTATGTATCCTAGAAACCGCAGAGGAGAATCTTCTAGGCGGGGTGATGCTCCTGGATCGAGTGTAGACAGAGCTGGTGGGAACCTCGCTTCCCGCAGATCCGTAGGTGGGAAATTAATCGAAGCTGAAGGGGCACCTTTAGTTGACACAGAAGCTTTGAAGGCATTGATACGGTTGCTTCGTATTGTCCAG CCCATCTATAAAGGTCAGTTGCAGAAGCTTCTTTTGAACCTATGTGCTCATCATGAGAGTAGAGCTGGTTTGGTGCAAATTCTGATGGATATGCTGATGCTTGATACACGCAAGCCTGTCCATCAATTAAGTGATGGGTCAGAGCCCTCATATAGGCTGTATTCTTGCCAGAGTTATGTTATGTACTCTCGCCCTCAATTTTTAGATG GGGTTCCTCCCTTGGTGTCCCGACGTATTCTTGAAACTCTCACCTACTTGGCACGAAATCATCCAAATGTGGCAAAGCTTTTGCTCCAGCTCGAGCTGCCTCGTTCTCCTGCAAGAGAGTTGCATGGATCTGATCAGGGGCGTGGCAAAGCTGTGATGGTTATGGAAGAGGATGATAAGCAGCATCAGGAAGGGGATGCGTCGATTGTCTTGCTTTTGAGTTTGTTGAATCTTCCACTTTATTTGAGGAGCATTGCTCATCTAGAACAA TTGCTAAATTTATTGGAAGTTGTCATTGATAATGCTGAAAGTAGCTCCAACACGTCTAATACGACAGAAGTATCGCCTACTGAGCAACCGTCTGGCCCTGAAATAGCGGCTTCTGATGCGGGGTTAAATTCTGATGTGGGTGCCTCTTCTAATGATGCTATGCCAGCCAAAAGTGAAACCTCTAAACCTTCCACATCTTCTCATGCAAATAAGGAATGTGACGTTCACTCTGTACTACTTGGCCTACCACAAGCTGAACTCAGGCTTTTATGCTCTTTGCTTGCACGTGAAGG TTTATCAGACAATGCTTATGCTCTTGTCGGTGAGGTTTTAAAGAAGTTGGTGGCTATTGCTCCAACTTATTGCCATTTATTTATCAGAGAGTTAGCAACTTCAGTAGAAAACCTTTCTAGATCTGCCATTGGTGAATTGCAAGTATTTGGAGAAGCAGAAAAGGCACTGCTTAGCTCAACTTCCAATGATGGTACTGCAATCCTGAGGGTTCTACAAGCACTAAGCTCTCTTGTTGCATGCttgcaagagaagaagaaagatccTGAAGGAAAAGATCAGACTGATACTCAAACTCAGGTGCGGGGGATAAATTCAGTTTTGGATCCCTTATGGTTGGAGTTAAGCACATGCATAAGCAAGATAGAGAGCTACTCAGATGCTGTTCCTGATTTATTCCCTGCATCCAGAAGCTTATCACCCACGACAGCAAGTGCAGTATCCCCACTTCCTGCGGGTACTCAGAATGTGTTGCCATATATTGAATCGTTCTTTGTAACATGTGAGAAGTTAGATCCTTTACAAGCAGGAGCCAGTAATGACCTCTCTGCTGCTGGGACTTCTGAAATTGAAGAGGCCACAACTTCCTCCGGACAGCAGAGGACAACTTCGGCTTCCAATGCAAAAGGTGATGAGAAAAATGCTGTATTTGTGAAGTTCTCAGAAAAGCATAGGAAGCTGTTGAATGCTTTTATAAGACAAAACCCTGGGCTGCTCGAAAAGTCATTCTCTCTGATGTTGAAGGTGCCGCGTTTTATCGACTTCGACAACAAGCGGTCTCACTTCAGATCAAAAATAAAGCACCAGCATGACCATCATCATAGTCCATTGAGAATTTCAGTCAGAAGAGCTTACATTCTCGAAGATTCATATAACCAGCTGCGCATGCGTTCCACCCAAGATCTAAAGGGGAGGTTGACTGTTCATTTCCAGGGAGAGGAAGGAATTGATGCTGGTGGACTTACAAGGGAGTGGTATCAGTTGTTGTCAAGGGTTATTTTTGACAAGGGGGCGCTACTTTTTACAACAGTTGGTAATGAGTCAACATTTCAGCCGAATCCCAACTCTGTTTACCAGACAGAACATCTTTCATACTTCAAGTTTGTTGGCCGAGTG